ACTATTATTTCTAGAATGGTTTTATCTGACTCTGCTCAGCTACAAAGACGTCTGTTCTTTTCATTCCCTGCTAACTGAGGCAGATTGTCTCTGTCAAGGTACGGAAACACTTTTAATGGGTCAGTTATCCTACAAACAACGGCAAGAAATAAATGAGAGGCACGTGGAGTTGCCCTCTctagaaatataaaatctaagTCATTTATGATTTAGGACCAAGGACCGTGCTGTTAgtctttggattttcttttcttctttcctgctgtGTCTCTGTCCTGTAGCACTGTCCCTGTCAGGTTGGGTGGGATGTGGGAGAGGGCAAACTGAGGAAGGTCTGATTCTACtatattttggcatattttcCTGAATTGGCCCATAGACCTATAATTCCATCTACTAGTCTGTCTTAGCTTGTTACCCTAGAGAGCTCCTAAAAGGCCACTACTAGCCTACTAGCAAGGCGGAGGAAATACACAATTCAGCCAACAGTACAGAATAGCTCCCACTTAGACTGTGCGCATGTGCTCCCAACAACCCTTTGAGCTAGTGactattattttctccattttaaagataaggatacaactatatataaaaatagattaaaagaagtttctgctgtatagcacagggaacaatgttcaatatcttgtagtaacctttaatgaaaaagagtatgaaaatgaatatctgtatgtatatgcatgacagggaccactgtgctatacaccagaaatggacacattgtaactgactgtacttcaatatagaaataaataaaaataaatttaaaaaataaataaagataaggaTACTGAAGCGTAGTGAAGTTGCCTGACATCAAGCAACTCCTAAGTGGAAGAGAAAATCTAAACGTAGGCAGGTGGCTACGGAGTACACTCCCCTGCTTGGTTACATGGCAGGCAGTAACCCACCGTAAACTAAGGGGGCGCTCACCAGCAAATGATGACTAATCTTCATATCGGCTTTAACaaatagctattattaataaCCAGCTCGTTCTTTAGCACCCAACCTAGCAGCCAGCTCTTTGGAAGTTTTTTCCTAAGTCTCCCAGGCTTATGTCATTACACTGCTAGATTTCCAGGTTAATAGTATCACAAAATATTATGTTAGCAAGAGGCTCTGAATAATTCAATGCTTCACATGGGCAAGGAATTAATTTACATCAACCTATATATTCATCAACACCTGGTTTAATTAAATTTCTCAACACTCTATAACCATCCCCAACCACCACCATATATTCACtccttttaaaaagcttactGACTTAACAAAAATGGCAAACAAAACACTAGGTTCTGTTTTATAACCCAGTTCACTTTGTCTTTGACAAGGACTTAGGTCAAATTAAACACGTTTGGATGCGTTCTCCTGAATATCACATATGACTGATTAAGCCAGAGAACATAAGAAATGTAGGtggtaaaatatttacatttatgcaAACTTAAATAAATTCAGCATGTATAATTTAAActgcatttcaaaggaaaaagaaaagaaattactaTTTTAGTAGAGGAATACAAGATCAAAAACTGGGATATCTAGCTTCTGTGCCTTGAGGTTAAGGAGCCATTAACTAGCTCAGTAAAATCAAATTGACTGATAACTTGAGTCCAATTTCTCACATAAGGAGATTCATTATCTACTGACAGCATTAATAACTTACTTTTAATTTGTACCTGCTATCTttcaaggtgggggaggggaggcagcactAGGGAAAGATaccttccagaaaaaaattttaagacccTAAACGTTTCTTTAAACAAGGCTTAGAATGGAATGTAAATAACCAGGCAACCCAGAACACGTATTCACCTTACTTAGAATTAGCCACTGTTAAATAACTTCTTGAATTGCTGAAAAAGTCTTCTGGAAATACagtctttctctttaaattaaaCAGCAGCTAGTAAGTAACCCAAGGTTCACAACAGAGGTCACAACCCAAGGTGACCAATCGTCCCTTACAGCCTAAGATGAAGGGTTTCCTAGAACACAGGACCTTTCAGCGCTAAACCTGGCATACTACCCAGACAGTGGACCACCCATCACAAACTCAAATACCTCTGAAAGCCGAACTGTGGTAAAAAACAATCCTGAGTGGACAATGGTGGAGAACTGCAAAGCACACATCCCAGGCTAAAGGGCCATGTTTACTTCCATCTTTGGCTTAGAAAAGTTAAACAATAGTAACTAAACTCCTCTGATCCCAAACCTATGCTGACTTACTATTTCAACCATCTGTCTGACATTTATTATAAAGCATCCAAGACAGAATTTTCTTATTGTGTCCTGTCTGACAAATCCAAGCAGATCCACAAAGATTATACTAGAAAATTCTctcttgacacaacattgtaaactaactatacttcaattgaaaaaaataataaaagctctCTCCATGAGTAATGAGTGTACCTAAACTTCAGGTCTACAGACAGCAACAATTAAGTGTAATGAACTACACTCAAATATTGCTCTACCAACCTCTACTGGTTTATgctcttaaaattattatattatcacTGCCAAAAAGCAGGTTCTCAAGCGGGCCATGCTCCAAAGTCATCACCCAATTTATAGCTGTGAAGGTAATGACAGAGTGATGATTCTTGTGGCACAAGGTTTTTCCATTACCCATCAGGACTTACACTCTCTATTCCTCTGGCCAGTTCAAACAGAAGCGCCAAAGATTCACCAGCAGCTATTCTCATGTTTACATCATCAGAAGAGAGGAGGCTTGGAAGTTTATGGAAATGcctaaaaaaaatcagtcattacTATATGAACACAACCAATTATGTCATTAAATGTTGTTTTTATAaagtatgaaattaaaatatatacatctcAAGCTTTTTCTTCACTTCATTGATTGGGCATATGGTCAGTAACAATGTCCAAGCGAGGAGAGAGCTGATATGAAGCACTGTGTTAGGAGTGCTGCAAATTACATTAGCGTCTTTCTCCTTGAGATACGACTTCGTGAAGATGTTTTCCAAACACTGCAGAGTTGAATACAGCTCCTAGTGCACACGAATATGAAAAAAGATTACCATCTTAAATGAGAAATGTGCAAATAACTGGAGTCAAAAGCTGTCTACTTACAGTAATATCATCTGTGGCAATAAAACAGCAAACACCAAAGCAAGTTGCAcactgaaaaaggcaaaaagaaaacagacattaatgtttgtcattttcttattaatcTACATCTTCCTGCCTTTATAATTCAATGTGAAAAATTTCTCAACTACGTCACTATGTTAGGTCTCAAGCATAgtataaaaagagagaatgaatgtaGGATCAAGAGTTAAGGGAAGCAGGTTTTAGTCCAAGATCTGCTACTAAACTTTAGGAAAGTTACCCCATTTCCCTCAGATCTTCCTTCATTAATCTAAAGAAGCATTTCAAACTTCACCGCCAAGTCAAAGACAAAGATGATGTTTGGACATCTGAGATAAAGAAACCTACTCTCTCTATTAAAAACCTTTACAACACAAagcttaaaaaattcaaataactaTCCTCAAACTTCCCACTGAAAGAAGGAGCTCTTTAACTCAGATTTTTACTTGTTTTGGAATATGTTGAAAAGAGATTGGGAATCCTATAATTGCTTTCTTAGGGggttaaaaaaagggggggggggcaaagcAAGTGAGTACACTCCACCATCACCAAGGTAAAGCTCACCTAACAAGACTCAGAATAGGTCCATACAATCTGCTTACAACATAGATCGGAGCCATCAATGCTCAAAACACTGCTCTAACAAATTTATCACACAAGGACAGAATTGGAAATTTGTTAAGGCTTTATtattcttcatttcccttttccctAAAGGTCATCACTAAGCATGTTGTTGCCAGTACCACTAAAGCCTAAGACTTTAAAGTCACCATTCACATGCCCACGTTGAAGCTAGTTCTGTTCCAGAACTATGAGGACACCTGTAATATTAATCCGCTTGGTGTcactaatttattttcattatttcatcctGGTAAAAACTGGACAATGTTAAAATTCAAAAGTAGCCTAAGCATTATTCTTAGTAAAGGAAAATTTCAATCTGTAATCCCCTTCTCCTAAGTATGCAGCAGAAGCAAGGCCACATCACTCCCTTTGATTACTCTAAGAGAAACGGCAGATTAAAAATTATGACCCTCTACATTTAATAGATTCCAGTTGCTAATATGCAGGAGCAtggtaaaagttttttttttaattcacagcaAAAGAAGTATGAAGAAAGTGCCTTGAGAGGACCACAACAAACTCACATGCAACCAAAATTAAGCAATTGCTCCAAGTATCTAATCAATAGTGTTTTCTGTTAAACATTTCAAACACTCCTATAGTCCTGCACGATTTAAAAGTTGCATGACACTAGGAAAGACAGGAAGGTAAAGAGCAAaagattaattaaatattttaggattacTAACTACTGGAGGACAGAAATTCCTATGAAGTCACCAAACTCCCATTCCTTTGCCTCCAGGAAAAACAGCTAGACTATTCCCAGCATCCACACAGGTGGTAAACCAAGGAACTCTCAGAAGCAGAAGTGATGTGCCTCTGTTTCTAGCTCTCCCCATGTGGCTTACCAGACCTGCCATTTGAAAAGGACCTAGAGGtaaggcagagctggagggatGCCAAGGGACCCTGCTGACCTGACCGCACTAGTGATATGAACAAGAAATAGACTTTTATTAAGCCAGTAAGACTTCAGGGCTTATCTGATACAAAGATTAATGTTATTTACCTTAATATTGTAATACTAAAGAGGTAGATAATTTGAATTATTAGTATTAAAAAGTTCACAACTTTAACTTGTTCTCTTGTTAGGAACATAGCTTAAAATTCAAGTCCCCTAAGATTAAATTCCTGAGATCTGTTAAGACTCTCAAGATCCATTAAGATTCCAGTCTTAAAATCCTTTAAGATTCAAATCCTCTAAGACCACCTCACAGAAAATGTTCATGGGATCACTTAAATTGCTTATTAGCACACCAAAAACAACCAACCTCCCTCCAAAACCCACAATGTTAAGTCAAATGTTGTAAGTAGTAAATATCAATTAGAGAATGAAGCTCTTCCAAACCCCAAAACCAGATGAATATTTCACAAGTCAGAGTTTCAGAGTTTCCTACATCTACCAAATCTACTGATGGAAACACAGCGTTAAGCTTTTTCATAAGAACTTTTAGGTCAcctcagcaaaaaaaaatttttttaaaaaaaacctcattacatttcttagaatgaaaaataacCATATAAAAAATACTGTTGAGACCACTTCTTTAAGTTCCAATAAAAATTGGATCATCTTAAATAACTCAACATAGCACTGTATTTCATATCAGCATATGATCTTCAATTTCAAAGATGCAGAAATTTGCTCTTCCTAGGATGCTCTCAAGtctcagaaaatttaagaaaacaattgtCATATTGAGTCTGCTcactaaaattaaagaaaaatgagaataaaatgttaataaaaaactCACTTTCCTAGATTATTCATCACAATCTCTGGGTGACGTGCCCAGACAgatctgtaaatttaaaaatcctataCTTACAGTTTGCCTAGCCTGGATACTAGCTGTTCCatcacaaattattttcttcaggaTTGGTCCGAGAGTTTTTAAAACCTCTTCACTTTCAATTCCAGGGCCCAACTGAATACACAGAACAGACGCTAAAGCTGCAGCCGCACGCTGCTCATCACTTTTACCTATAAAAGAAGCCACAGCGCAACTAtgacaaattattttcagtagaCTTATTAAGGCAGCAATTTCCCAAATTTGTTCAATTTCAAAATAGCATCTACCATTTATGAAACCCATAAGATGCTCTAGGCTTTGACATGAGCTATAAACCTTAGTGAGATTAAAGAGCTCAAACTCTGGAAACAAACCTCAGGCAAATCCTAGATCCATCACTTATTAGCCAAATTATCTTCAACCAattattcttatttcaaaatagatttcctcatctgtaaaatgaagattaacACCTATCTTAAGGGAGTCCTGTAACAATTCagcaaaataatacatttcaagCTGACCTGATCTTTCAAATCCTTCATGTACTTATAAAATAGTGCTAAAGTAAGTAGCCCTTGAATTCATCTCCCAAGCATTTCAGATGTACACAGTCCATGAGGTAAATTCAACTTTCAGGGTTTTCCTccaccaatatttttttttttaaataaataagggaTTAAAAACAAGGGCTTCTTTAAAACCAtagaaaatacattaatataaaagtaaatgtaaattaaCTCTTCCAAGAACTGTACATACCCATGAGTTTGAGCAAATTTTGACACCTAAGTTGTTAcctgataaattaaaaatttataaagcatGCAGGTTGGAATGAAATTGTTAAAGGTCACTTAAGTCCAACTACCTTATCAGAGACCGTTTCAATGTAAACACCTTTAACAAAGTCATTGTATTATCTCAAAAAAGGTGGCTCTGCTATCAACTAAACCAGTAACAAGTTATATAACTTTAGATCAGTCTCATGTTTCCTAGGCCCTTCTCTTTGTACAATGAGAGGTAAGTTAGAACAGAGGTTTCCAAACACCTATTCCTGACAGAGCTTTCACCTGAGGCAAAATGCGAATAAGGACAGAAAGCTAAGCTCATTCAATTTAAAGGAACATACGAGCTTCCCACAGGTTTAGTGCTAGAAATATTTTGCTGACAAAGGGATAATGATAGTAGAAGCTAGTTATTTTCATAATGTTCTTATTTGACAAAGTAATTAAGCTGGCAATGCcacatctttttaattttggtggtTTCTAAAACTGCAAAGTCTGATAATACTAGACCTAATCTTTAAGGTCTCTCTTGATTCTTAAAAGTCCTATGGTTATAACAATATGAATTCCAGAATCTCTATTACAAAgttctaaaattcaaatattccAATAGATATTGCAAAATCATGTCATGGACAAGTATGACTGAAGTCTTAAAATGAGCTAGATAATTATGATActttttcaattttagaaaaatgaagtagGATGGCTTTTTTAACAATACTTTTTGTTGACATCTGGCACAAGCTTTCAGGCCTTTCTTACATACAAGAGAACGGCAGTCGCCACTTCTGATACAGTAAAAGATGACAATCCAACCCAGTCCTTCCTGGTTTCAAACTGTTTATTACACATACAAAAACAAAGCTTCTAACAAGTCTGATATGGAGTTTTAACTAAGCCTGCTATATTCACTGACAATTATAAAGTTACAAGAGTGAGCCAATTTTCTACTGCTATTAACAAATGTGATTGCAAACAAGGCAGCAGATTCCTTTTTGGTACTGTGCCTGTGACTCAAAAATAAGGACATTACCTTTTTTCAGGCAGCGTTCAATGCTATCAGTTAAAGTCATTCTTCTTTCCAGAATAAATTCATAAAGCATTTTTGAAGCCAGTGCATTTTTAATACCTTCAAGAGCTGCCTGCCTTGTCTTCgcactatttaaaacaaaatgtaagaGAAAGAAGACCCATGTGGTGTGCACCATCAgtcaatgacttttaaaaactcagcttttctctctctcaattttttctatttatagatttttaaccTAATTGTCACCTAGTGCtgtttttcaataattttcaTCTACAACTCATTACACAAAAGATTCTAAGCTGCTTCATATCATAGAATTTTTATTAGTTTAATAACCACAACTCGAAATGACTACatagtattttatagtttcaatGTATAAGACATCGCCTACACTACATATTTAAGtaaacatttatcttttcacattacAAAAGTCTAGAGTTCTTGTttgcatttcaattattttaagttgGTTCTAGTGCTACTGTTAGTAAGAAAACAATTTAGCTTTGAAAGTTTAGTTGTTCCTTTCTAGTTGAAGATTAACTTTTAATTCAACAAATCGATTTCAATGATCAAATATAGTTATGTGCTATTCAGCAAGAATAATGACTAATCTGAGTCAATTAATCTAAATTCTAGTGGCATGTTCCTATCTACATTAAAAGTCCAAAGGAACAAGAAACATTAAAACATCCAAAGTAAACAAATTAAGGTTTAGAAACacaatgttaaatgaaagaactgCACATGTTTCAAATATAAGGTAACTGACAGAATCACACAGAAGGAAGAGTTTCCAGGATTGCCTACCTCTTATCCAGGGTCAGGTCAATGAGTCCCTTCAACTTATACTCTAAGTCTTCTTGAGTTCCTTCCTCATCAAGGACTTCTGGTCCtaagaataataaaaaccaaccactgtaatttaaatagaaaaaaagcagatAGAGAATAGTAATAGTATACTTAGCTACAAGAACTCCTCCCTCTGTAAGATCCTTTTACCTAATATTGCAAATCTAAACTGAAAACTCATACCATCTTCAGCAAAACTGGAAGGATCGCTGTAACCACTGCAATGGCTCATTGTTTCAATCGATGCGTCCTCATCACTAAAAGGTTGAACATTTCGATGCTGGCCACCTAGTAGGTAAAACAGAAGGAGGAGGTAAATGATTTTGTTACAAAATATGCAAATACTTAACTTGGGAATTTTAAACTGTACTTAAGAGAAATCCAGTAATAAAAACCAAACTTACTTAAGAGATGATTTTTTCACAAAAGAACAAACTCAGATATTCCTGACAGAGGTCAATTCACCTAATATTAGAGCACCAACTATTTACAATATACATCAACTTCAGAAATACATCAATCATCTAACATGCAGCACTGTGGTGACACAAAAACTGgtattacagatgaaaaaaactactttctagtgggaaggctttcagcttttcaccgttgagtactatgctggttgtaggtttgtcacaaatagcttttattatgttgagatatgttccctctatacccactttgctaagtttttatcataaatggatgttgaattttatcaaatgctttttctgcatctattgaaatgatcaggtgacttttgtcctttcttttgttgttgtggtgttcacattgattgatttgcgcatgctgaaccatccttgtgtccctgggatgaatccaactccTCATTTTGTTtagcttatgg
The Camelus ferus isolate YT-003-E chromosome 7, BCGSAC_Cfer_1.0, whole genome shotgun sequence genome window above contains:
- the IFRD1 gene encoding interferon-related developmental regulator 1 isoform X4; the protein is MPKNKKRNTPHRGGSGGGGSGAAAATAATAGGQHRNVQPFSDEDASIETMSHCSGYSDPSSFAEDGPEVLDEEGTQEDLEYKLKGLIDLTLDKSAKTRQAALEGIKNALASKMLYEFILERRMTLTDSIERCLKKGKSDEQRAAAALASVLCIQLGPGIESEEVLKTLGPILKKIICDGTASIQARQTCATCFGVCCFIATDDITELYSTLQCLENIFTKSYLKEKDANVICSTPNTVLHISSLLAWTLLLTICPINEVKKKLEMHFHKLPSLLSSDDVNMRIAAGESLALLFELARGIESDFFYEDMESLTQMLRALATDGNKHRAKVDKRKQRSVFRDILRAVEERDFPTETVKFGPERMYIDCWVKKHTYDTFKEVLGSGMQYHLQSNEFLRNVFELGPPVMVDAATLKTMKISRFERV
- the IFRD1 gene encoding interferon-related developmental regulator 1 isoform X3, with protein sequence MPKNKKRNTPHRGGSGGGGSGAAAATAATAGGQHRNVQPFSDEDASIETMSHCSGYSDPSSFAEDGPEVLDEEGTQEDLEYKLKGLIDLTLDKSAKTRQAALEGIKNALASKMLYEFILERRMTLTDSIERCLKKGKSDEQRAAAALASVLCIQLGPGIESEEVLKTLGPILKKIICDGTASIQARQTCATCFGVCCFIATDDITELYSTLQCLENIFTKSYLKEKDANVICSTPNTVLHISSLLAWTLLLTICPINEVKKKLEMHFHKLPSLLSSDDVNMRIAAGESLALLFELARGIESDFFYEDMESLTQMLRALATDGNKHRAKVDKRKQRSVFRDILRAVESNEFLRNVFELGPPVMVDAATLKTMKISRFERVGFVFVFSRTKCTREKWSQRFDSAKLLSVEFCFLVMLQIQNSCTKSIEI
- the IFRD1 gene encoding interferon-related developmental regulator 1 isoform X1, encoding MPKNKKRNTPHRGGSGGGGSGAAAATAATAGGQHRNVQPFSDEDASIETMSHCSGYSDPSSFAEDGPEVLDEEGTQEDLEYKLKGLIDLTLDKSAKTRQAALEGIKNALASKMLYEFILERRMTLTDSIERCLKKGKSDEQRAAAALASVLCIQLGPGIESEEVLKTLGPILKKIICDGTASIQARQTCATCFGVCCFIATDDITELYSTLQCLENIFTKSYLKEKDANVICSTPNTVLHISSLLAWTLLLTICPINEVKKKLEMHFHKLPSLLSSDDVNMRIAAGESLALLFELARGIESDFFYEDMESLTQMLRALATDGNKHRAKVDKRKQRSVFRDILRAVEERDFPTETVKFGPERMYIDCWVKKHTYDTFKEVLGSGMQYHLQSNEFLRNVFELGPPVMVDAATLKTMKISRFERVGFVFVFSRTKCTREKWSQRFDSAKLLSVEFCFLVMLQIQNSCTKSIEI
- the IFRD1 gene encoding interferon-related developmental regulator 1 isoform X5, encoding MPKNKKRNTPHRGGSGGGGSGAAAATAATAGGQHRNVQPFSDEDASIETMSHCSGYSDPSSFAEDGPEVLDEEGTQEDLEYKLKGLIDLTLDKSAKTRQAALEGIKNALASKMLYEFILERRMTLTDSIERCLKKGKSDEQRAAAALASVLCIQLGPGIESEEVLKTLGPILKKIICDGTASIQARQTCATCFGVCCFIATDDITELYSTLQCLENIFTKSYLKEKDANVICSTPNTVLHISSLLAWTLLLTICPINEVKKKLEMHFHKLPSLLSSDDVNMRIAAGESLALLFELARGIESDFFYEDMESLTQMLRALATDGNKHRAKVDKRKQRSVFRDILRAVESNEFLRNVFELGPPVMVDAATLKTMKISRFERHLYNSAAFKARTKARSKCRDKRADVGEFF
- the IFRD1 gene encoding interferon-related developmental regulator 1 isoform X2, which translates into the protein MPKNKKRNTPHRGGSGGGGSGAAAATAATAGGQHRNVQPFSDEDASIETMSHCSGYSDPSSFAEDGPEVLDEEGTQEDLEYKLKGLIDLTLDKSAKTRQAALEGIKNALASKMLYEFILERRMTLTDSIERCLKKGKSDEQRAAAALASVLCIQLGPGIESEEVLKTLGPILKKIICDGTASIQARQTCATCFGVCCFIATDDITELYSTLQCLENIFTKSYLKEKDANVICSTPNTVLHISSLLAWTLLLTICPINEVKKKLEMHFHKLPSLLSSDDVNMRIAAGESLALLFELARGIESDFFYEDMESLTQMLRALATDGNKHRAKVDKRKQRSVFRDILRAVEERDFPTETVKFGPERMYIDCWVKKHTYDTFKEVLGSGMQYHLQSNEFLRNVFELGPPVMVDAATLKTMKISRFERHLYNSAAFKARTKARSKCRDKRADVGEFF